GGTGCGTCGGGCGCGGGCTGCACGGGCGCGCTGGCCTGCTGAAGGACAGTCACGCCGCTGGTATCCACGGTCTTCACGCCGCTGATGCCTTCGACCACGGCGCCGATCAGGCCCACGACCGGCTGACGCGGCACCTCCCCGGTGACCGTGACGGTGCCACGGCTTTCACTCACATTGAGGCCCAGGGGGGCGAGAACGGGGTTTTCGTTGATGGCGTCCTTGACGCGGTCAGCGGTGCTCTTTCCAAATGGCCACATGAGCCGAGCGTACACCGCCAGCAGCCGCTAACGTGAGATACCCCACGTTCCTTAAGGGCTGATCAGGATTCCCTGAGGGGTCCTTCAAGGCCACCGCTCGGTCAGGGGGTTCTGTCAGGGGGCCGGCGGCAGCGCGGAACTCTGCACCCAGTCCCTCAGGACCCGCTCAGCCTGCTCTCCCAGGGTGCGGCGGGTGTAGGCCAGCAGGTCGCCTGTGCCGACCACCTGAGCGGCCCTTTCCGGAGCGGCTGACGGGGTCGCTGCGCCGCCCTGGGCGTAGCCGCGCAGGAAGGTGCGGAAGGAGTCGTCTCCGACCTGACGGCGCAGGGCGTGCAGGGCCAGGGCGCCGCGCTGGTAGGCGGTGCTGTCGAACATCTCTGCGGGGGTGGCGGCGACCAGGGGCCGGGTGCCGCGCCGTTGCAGGGTCGCGTACCACGCGTCTGTCAGCGCCTGCGTGTTCTGGCCCTGGTGTTCCTGCCAGAGCAGTTCGGCGTACGTGGCGAAACTCTCGTTGAGCCACACGTCGGACCAGTCGCGCAGCAGGACGCTGTTCCCGAACCACTGGTGCGCCGTCTCGTGCACGAGCACCCGGTCACTGCTGGACGTGACGGGCATGGTGGACAGGCCGGCAGTTTCCAGGGCGGGCAGGCGCGGCGTGACGACCGCCGACCCGTACGTGCGGAACGGGTACGGTCCGAACCAGTCGCTCAGGAAGGTCAGGATCTCGCCGGTGCGCCGGTACGGGGCGCGGACCGTGTCCGGCGTGCCGGGCGGAAAGTAGTCGCGCAGGGCGACGGGCGCGCCGCCGGGACCGACGTTCACGGGCGGGCGGTCCACCGCTTCGAGCGGGCCGATGTGCACGGCCAGGGTGTAGGTGGGAATGGGCCGCGTCTGGTCGAAGGTGACGGTGTGCGCGGCGGGCCTGTCGGGCGAGGCGGGCGTGTCGGTCACGCGTACGCGCTGGCCGCTGGCGACGGCGGCCGTGCCGGGCGGGACGGTCAGGGTGACGGTGAACGTGGCGGGGTCCGAGGGGTGGTCGTTGACCGGAATGAAGGTGCGTGCGCCGTCCGGTTCGCTGAACGCGAAGTTCGCGCCGCCCCCCACGTTCAGCGGGTCCGGCACGGCCTGCCAGCCCAGCGTGAACGGAAACACCGGGTCCGGCAGGACGCCCGCCACGCCCGCGTAGCGCAGGGTCACGCGGGCCTCCTGACCGGCAGGCAGGGCGCGCAGCACCAGCAGTTTCCCGGCCGTGTGGTCCTGCCGGAACGGGACGGGCTGGCCGTTCCACAGGGCCACGGTGACGGCCGGACCCAGGAAGTCCAGGCTGATCAGCGGCAGGTCACGCGTAGCGCGCAGGAGGGCGGTCACGTCGCCGCTCAGGGCGCGGGTGCCGGGCTGCGTGACGCTCAGGTGCACGTCGTAGTGCACGGCGTCCAGTCCTGCCTGCCCCAGCGTGGGGTACAGGGTGTCCCCCACCGGGCGGGCCTGCGCGGCGGGCGCCGCTGCCGGCGTGGTCTGCGCGGCGGCCGACAGCAGTGGGCCAGTCAGCAGCGGCGGATCAGTCAGCAGTGAGCCGGTCAGCAGCAGTCCGGCCAGTACCCACCGGTGCAGGCGGCAGGGGCGCAGACTGGACGGGCGGGCAGCCGGGCGCACCGGGAACCGGGCCTAGATCGGGTAGTACGCGCGGGGCTGGCCGCGCACGAAGTCGCGGGTGGGCACCCAGATCAGCGGGTTGCGTTCCTCGACCTCGGGCGGCGGGCCGTAGCGGACGAGCGCCTCGACCTGCTCGAACGGCACCCACTTGACGCCCACCACCTCGGGGTCGGTGGGGTCCAGTTCGCCGTGGAAGGTCGCGGTGAACCGCCCGAAGATCGCGTAGCACTCGTT
This Deinococcus seoulensis DNA region includes the following protein-coding sequences:
- a CDS encoding M1 family metallopeptidase gives rise to the protein MRPAARPSSLRPCRLHRWVLAGLLLTGSLLTDPPLLTGPLLSAAAQTTPAAAPAAQARPVGDTLYPTLGQAGLDAVHYDVHLSVTQPGTRALSGDVTALLRATRDLPLISLDFLGPAVTVALWNGQPVPFRQDHTAGKLLVLRALPAGQEARVTLRYAGVAGVLPDPVFPFTLGWQAVPDPLNVGGGANFAFSEPDGARTFIPVNDHPSDPATFTVTLTVPPGTAAVASGQRVRVTDTPASPDRPAAHTVTFDQTRPIPTYTLAVHIGPLEAVDRPPVNVGPGGAPVALRDYFPPGTPDTVRAPYRRTGEILTFLSDWFGPYPFRTYGSAVVTPRLPALETAGLSTMPVTSSSDRVLVHETAHQWFGNSVLLRDWSDVWLNESFATYAELLWQEHQGQNTQALTDAWYATLQRRGTRPLVAATPAEMFDSTAYQRGALALHALRRQVGDDSFRTFLRGYAQGGAATPSAAPERAAQVVGTGDLLAYTRRTLGEQAERVLRDWVQSSALPPAP